The uncultured Mailhella sp. genome segment GCGCATGCCGAATCGCGACACCTACACGTCCGGCGGTCTTTACGTCAATCTTCCGGCCGAGCTGGAACTTGTGCTCAACAACGGTCGCATGAAGAAGTTCGGCGACAAGCTCATGGGCGTGGAAACGGGAGATCCCAGAAATCTGAAGACATGGGAGGAGTTCTGGAACGCCTTCCTCGTTCAGCAGACGAACTATCTGAGAATAGCCCTGGACATTCAGTACATCATCAACAAGATGCGGCAGAAGTTCTTTGCCGTGCCCATGAGCTCCAGCCTGCACGATCTGTGCATGAAGTACTGCCTTGACCTTCATACGGAACACATTCCGGAAGGCTACGAAAGCGGCCTCGCGGACTTCATCGGCTACGGCACGCTCATCGACAGCCTCGCGGCAATCAAGAAGACGGTGTATGAAGACAAGTCGCTGACCATGGACAAGCTGCTTGAAGCTCTGAACGCCGATTTTGAGGGCTACGAGGACGTGCAGGAACTCTTGAAGAGCTGCCCCTGCTACGGCAACAACGATCCGTATGCCGACTCCATAGGTCACGCCGTGGAACGTCATACCATGGAGTTCTTTGAAAAATACGGCAAGGAACTCGGAATCTACATGGACACGCGCTATGTGCCGGTAACGGCGCATGTGCCGTTCGGCCGCGTGGTTTCTGCTTCCGCCAACGGCAGAAAGGCCTGGACGCCGCTTTCCGACGGAACGTCGGCTTCTCACGGCGCCGACGTCAACGGTCCTACGGGCGTGCTGCTCAGCAACGATGCGTCCAAGAACCGCGACAAGATCAACAGGGCGGCCCGCATGCTGAACCTCAAGTTCAGCCCGAAGGCGGTGGAAGGCAAGCAGGGCACCCGTCGTCTGATAGACTTCATTCGTTCCTTCATCGACCTCAAGCTCTGGCACGTACAGTTCAACGTCATCAATCGCGGCACGCTGCTGGCGGCGCAGAGAGATCCCAAAAAGTATCGCAGCCTCATAGTCCGCGTGGCGGGCTACAGCGCCTATTTTGTTGATCTGACTCCGGATCTTCAGAACGATCTGATTGCCAGAACGGAACATTCTGAAATGTAACGCAGCGGGGGCTCTCTGCAAAAGGGAGCCCCCCTTCAGGAGAAGGGTTATGCAGGACAGGCTTGTTGAAGGGCACATTTTCAATATTCAGAAATACAGCGTTCATGACGGGCCGGGCATACGGACCATTATTTTTTTCAAGGGCTGTTCGCTTCGCTGCCGCTGGTGCAGCAACCCGGAGTCGCAGCTGCCGCAGGATGAGCTTGCCTTCAACGGCACGCGCTGTCTTACGAAGGACAAGTGCGGCTTTTGTGCGGAGAAGTGTCCCGAGAAGGCGATATCGTTTTCTGAAGACGGTTTTCCCGTGATTGCAAGAGACAGATGCCGTCTTGCGGAATGCGGCGGCGTCTGTACGGCTCGGTGCCATGCCGGAGCCCTCAAGATTTTCGGCCGACGCATCACCGTGGAGGAGGCCCTGAAGGAGGTGGAGAAGGACGCTGTTTTCTATCAGAGAAGTTCCGGCGGATTGACGGTTTCCGGCGGGGAACCCTGCTTCCAGCCTGAGTTTCTGACGGCGCTTCTTCGGGAGTCGGAACGTCTTTATCTGGACGTGGCCATGGAAACCTGCGGACAGGCTCCTTACGAGGTGCTGCATGAAGCCGCAAAGCATCTGAACACGCTCATCTTCGACATCAAGCACACCGACGCCTCTCTTCATAAGCGCTATACGGGCGCAGACAATGCGCAGATTCTTGAGAACGTCAGACGCGTATCGTCCGATTTCAAGGATCTGCCGATACTTCTGCGTACGCCGGTCATTCCGGGCTTCAACGACTCGGAGCAGACGATTCGCGAAATCTGCGATTTCATAGAAGCGTTGCCCGGCCGCAGCATTTCGTATGAGATGCTGCCGTATCATCGTCTCGGCACGCAGAAGTATTATCAGCTGGGCCGGGAGTACCCCATGGGAGACGTGAAGCTCGATAAGGCACGGATGGAGAGCTTGCGGAAGATAGTCGAGGCAAGGCTCGGCGAGCGGCTGGTGTCCTGATTTTTACGGCAACTGACAGGAGAGAACGCATATGATTTTTGACTTTCGGCTCCGGCCGCCGTTCAAGGGATTCAAGAATCTTTCCATATTTAATCCGGTGTGCAACAGTGTCGGCCCCATGGCGTTGCGCGGCACCTATCTGACCTCGGCCCATGAGAAGTCCATGGATCTGTTCTTTCAGGAAATGCGGGACGCGGGCGTGGAGAAGGGCGTCGTCATGGCGCGCAACATTGCAGACAAGGCGTCGTCCGTTTCCAACGAGGACGTGAAGGAGCTGGCGGACGCGTATCCCGACATGATTGTTCCGTTCGGCGGGGTGGATCTTTCGTCCGGGATTTTTTCCGCCGTCAAGGAACTGGAAAAGTGTTTCCGCTACGGATTTAAAGGCGTGGCGCTTGAACCGGGCTGGAATGATCCGGCGCGGCTTCCCGACGACGCCGTGTTTTATCCCGTGTATTCCCTGTGCGAGCAGGCGGACATGCCGGTGGTGCTAACCGTGAGTCTGTACCAGGGGCCGACGCTGGAATACAGCAACCCGGTACACATTCAGAAAATCGCCAATGATTTTCCCAGGCTTCAGATAGTCGTCGCCCATGCCTGCTATCCGTGGATACCGCAGATCTTCAATGTGGCGGCGCTTCATCCCAACGTGTGGCTCATTCCCGATCTTTACATGCACAATCCCTGGACGCCGGGGCGGGAGATGTACGCGAACGGATGCCGCTGGCTGAATTGTGAACGCGTCATTTTCGGTTCGGCGTATCCCTGCTACGGCATCAAGGATGCGGTGGATGATTTGAACGGGTATGACTTTACCGACGAAGAAAAGGAAAAAATTCTGTACAGGAATGCGTACAGGCTTCTCAAGATGCATGCCGATGCATGACGTTCTGCAAGGCTTTTCAGCCGACGGGGAACATGACCGATAAAGAGCGCGTCGAGGACATCGGTCATGCCGTCGTAGCGCGCAGCACGGAGGTCCGGCGCAAAAGAGAGGGGGGAGGAAAACATTTTGTTTTCCTCCCCCTCTTTCTGTCATGACGGATGGAGCGTTAGTTCTTCAGGCTGTGGATGGGCGCGGGAATGCGTCCGCCGAGATTGATGAAGGCGGAGGCGTCGCCGGTGTTCACGGGAATGATCTTGGCCTGGCCGAGCAGGCCGCCGAAGATGGCGGTTTCGCCCACGCCCTTGCCCGGCACGGGAATGACGCGCACGGCGGTGGTCTTGGTGTTGATCATGCCGATGGCCATTTCGTCGGCGATGAGGCCGGAAATGGTGGTGGCGGGGGTGTCGCCGGGAATGGCGATCATGTCGAGGCCCACGGAGCACACGCTGGTCATGGCTTCGAGTTTTTCCATGGTGAGCGCGCCGCTGTTGGCGGCGGCTTCAATGCTGGAGTCTTCGGAAACGGGAATGAACGCACCGGAGAGGCCGCCCACGTGGGAGGATGCGAACACGCCGCCCTTCTTCACGGCGTCGTTGAGCATGGCGAGCACGGCGGTGGAGCCCGGCGCGCCGATGGAGGAGAGGCCCACGCTCTGGAAAATTTCGCCCACGGAGTCGCCCACGGCGGGAGTGGGAGCGAGGGAGAGGTCGGCCACGCCGAAGGGAATGTTCATGCGTCCGGCCACTTCCTTGCCGATGAGCTCGCCCACGCGCGTCACCTTGTAGGCCGTGGACTTGATGACTTCGGCCACGTCGCTGAGCGTCAGATTTTCATGGGTTTCCTTGGCGCGGTCGATGGCTTTCTTCACCACGCCGGGGCCGGAGACGCCCACGTTGATGACCACGTCGGGCTCGCCGATGCCGAGATAGGCGCCGGCCATGAAGGGCACGTCCTGCGGAATGTTGGCGAACACCACGAGCTTGGCGCAGCCTATGCCGTCGCGGTCCCTGGTGGCGTCGGCCACCTTGACGATCTGACGGCCCATGAGGGCCACGGCGTCCATGTTGATGCCCGCCTTGGAGGATGCCACGTTGATGGAGGAACACACGCGGTCGGTGGTGGCGAGGGCTTCGGGCAGAGAGTCGATGAGGGATCTGTCGCCGGGAGTCATGCCTTTTTCCACGAGGGCGCCGAAGCCGCCCAGAAAATCGACGCCGGCTTCCTTGGCGGCTTCGTCAAGCATCTGGCAGGCGCGCACCATCTGTTCGGCGTTGAATCCCGCGCCGACCACGGCCATGGGGCTGATGCTGATGCGCTTGTTCACCACGGGAATGCCGTAGCGCGCGCCGACTTCGTTGCAGTGTTCCACGAGATGGGCGGCGTATTTGGCGATTTTGGCGCGCACCTTGTAGGAGAATACGTCGAAGTCGTGACTGACGCAGTCGAAGAGGCTGATGCCGAGGGTAACGGTGCGAACATCGAGATGTTCGTTGCGGAGCATGTTGATAGTGCTGAGCACTTCGCGTTCAGTGAGCATGGGCAGACCTGTGATCCGGGTTAGACGATGGGTACGCGATGGATGGCTTCAAAGATGTTTTCGTGCTGGATGCTGATGGTAAGTCCCACGCTGCGGGCCTTGGCCTGAAGCATCTGACGGAAGGCGTTGCGGTTGATGGAAAGCGGCAGGGCCACTTCAAACATCAGCACGCATTCGTTGCTGTCCTCATCCATGCGGATGGCCTTCAGATTTTCAATGTTTACCTTCTGCTCGGCAAAGATGCCGGAGATCATGGCGATGATTTCCGGCCGGTCGGAACCGTTGACGGTCACGACGAAGGGTTCGGTTTCCTCGCCGCTGGAGAAGGTGTCGGTCTCGAAGGTGCGGGCGGCCACGGTCAGATCCATGTGACGGGCTTCGAGGCTGAGGCTGACCACGCGCTGAATGTCTTCCTCGCTGACGTCTTCCGGTGCGGAGACGATGAAGATGGAGGCGAACTGACCTTTCAGGATGGTCTGACTCAGTTCTTCGATGTTGCACTTTTCCTTGGACAGAGCGTTGGATATGGCATAGACCACGCCGGGGCAGTCGCGTCCGATGACAGAGATGACAATATGGTTCACAGTCGCCTCGATGCAAAGAGGGTTGACGCACGGAGCGGAAAACGGTGCGAGAAGCGTACTCGCGGGAAATGTGGAAAGAATAGACGGGAACGCCGAGAAGCGTCAAGCGAAGTTTGCGTTTCGGCTTTTTTTCAAAGATGTCACAACCGCGCCTGCGGCGGGAGTGGCGGGGCGTTCTGCCTCGTTCGGACGAAAGGGCGCGCTGCGTCCGTCGGCAGTCGGCGGAGGGCTGCGGAGTTTTCGCCTGCGCTGCGCGGACACCGCGCTTTGGAGGTGGCCGGGGGCGCGAGCTCAGCGTTGTGGAAGGCCGCCGGGGCGCGAGGGGAGAGTGGCCTGGGGATCGATGCGGAAGACGGATGCCGGGCGGAAGGCGTCGGGCGTTTTGCTCAGGCTGCGGGCGGCTCGTGTGGGGCGCAAAGTTCCGGGCCGACTGCGACAAGGATTAGTCTGGGAAAACCACTTTCCGAAAAGGCAGGGCTTGCGGGCTCTGCCTTTTTATTTCACGCGATTTTGCGCGCGGAAAAGTTTGCAGGGCTGTCATTTGAAAGACGCGAAGCAAAGGCGCACGGTTCGGGCGGAGACGAGTCTGCAAGGGCCGCAAACGTGAAGAGCGCGGCCTCTGTCCAGTCGTCAGAGGCTCGACCGTTGCAGGCGCGGACAAAACGCGTTTCGGCGAAATGCGAAGGCAGGGCCGCCGTCGCCCGGTTATCAGCTTACTTTTTCTTCTTTTTCTGCTCTCGACGCCACTGCCATGGCGGCGTGGGATCGCTGTCCTGCCAGAGGCCGAGGCGTTCCTTGCGGGCCATGGCCTCTTCGAGCTTCCAGGTTTTGCAGATGTCGCTCGTGCAGAAGTAGTCGTACACCCATGCCATGCCCGCCTGCACCTGCCGCTGATTGACGGACAGCTCGTCGATGCCGTTTTTGTCTGCGAGATAGACCAGGGAAACGGTTCGCTTGTAGTTGTCCAGATACATGGTTTTCAGGCGCAGGGGGCGATTCTGAATGAGGGAGAGCAGGTGGGCCTTCGACTGCTTGCCGTAGGGCTGACGGCTTTCCGGCGCGTCGATGCCGTAGAGGCGCACACGGATGGTGCGTCCGTTGCCGTCCTTGAGCACGAAGCTGTCGCCGTCGGAGGCGCGCACGAGGCGGTATTCCCGCTCGTCGGCCACGGGCGCGGACTTTCCTGCTGAGGATGCCCGGATGTTCTTGATGCTGTTGAAGATGGCCCTTTGCGCGTCGGCCACCTGTTTTTCCGCTCTGGCGGGCGTAGTCGGCGCGTTCGGCGACCATTCGGCGTTGCTCACATAGGCCGCAACCATGAGCAGCACGCACAAAATGGCGGCTTCCAGTCCGTAACGGCCGGAACTCTTTCGTCTGCGGGGGAAGAAGGATCTACGTTTTTTCATGGGCGGATGCGGGCGACGGCAAAAGCTCTTTCAATGCCGAGGCTATGCCGGAAACGTTGATTCCCACATCGGCGCGCAGTCGGCGTACCGGGCCGTGGGGAATGAAGCGGTCGGGAAGGCCGAGCCGACGTATTTTCAGACGACCGAGGCAGTCGTTGTCGGCAAGCAGTTCCAGCACGGCGGAGGAGAAGCCGCCGATGCGGCTGTTTTCCTCCACGAGCAGCAGGGCGTCGCTTTCGGCGGCGAGGTCGAGAATCTGCTTTTCCGGCAGCGGTTTGACCCAGCACGCGTCGAATACCGAGGCCAGCAGTCCGGTTTTCTGCGCCACAAGCAGGGCCGCCTCCATGCAGGGCACGGCGCGCTGTCCGGTCACGAGCACGGTCACGCGCGTGTTGCCGCGCAGCAGAAGCTGTCCTTTGCCGGGAGCGGGATAGCCGACGTTTTTTACTATGGCGTCGGCAAATTTCATGTTCGAGGCGTCGAGCTTTCGCCCGGAGCCGCGCGGATAGCGCAGCGCCACGGGCTGATCCATGCCTGTGGCCATGGTAAGGGCCGCGCTCAGGGCCGCTTCGTCGCGGGGCGCGCCGAGGGTGAGGTTCGGCACTACGCGCAGCCACGAGAGATCGAAGGCTCCGTGATGGGTGGGGCCGTCTTCGCCCACGAGGCCAGCGCGGTCGAGGCAGAAGGTGACGGGCAGATTTTGCAGGCACACGTCGTGAATGATCTGATCGTAGGCGCGCTGCATGAACGTGGAATAGATGGCCACCACCGGATGGTAGCCCCGGGACGCAAGGCCGGCGGCAAAGGTGACGGCGTGTTCCTCGCAGATGCCCACGTCGGCGAAGCGTTCGGGGAAGCGGAGGTGAAATTCCTGAAGACCGGTGCCGTCGGGCATGGCCGCAGTGATGGCGAAGAGTCGCGGATTTTTTTCCGCGAGCGTGCAGAGGGTGCTGCCGAACGCCTGGCTGAATCCCGGGCCGGAAGGCTTCCAGCCGTTCGGCTGGGGAGGCACGCTGATTTCGTCGGCCACGGAGGCGGAAATGCCGTGAAAATGCGAAGGATCGTTTTCCGCGGGGCCGTAGCCCTTGCCCTTGCGCGTGCGGATGTGCAGAAGCACGGGCATGTCGAGCTGCTTGGCGGCTTCGAGATGGCGTTCCAGCTGGGCGATGTCGTGACCGTTGATGGGGCCTATGTAGTTGAACTGAAAGGCCTCGAAGAGCATGCCCGGCGTGAAGAACGACTTGAAGCTGACCTCGCCCTTGCGGATGATGTCCACGATGGAGTCGCCCTTGGGCAGGCGGGAGAGCACTTTGGCCACGTGCTGCTTGATGTGCATGACCGTGCTGTGGGAGAGGTTGCGGCTGAGAAAGCGGGAAAGCGCGCCCGTGTTCTCGGAAATGGACATCTTGTTGTCGTTGAGAATGACGATGAGGCGATGGCCCATGCCTCCGGCCTGATTCAGGGCTTCAAGGGCCATGCCGCCGGAGAGCGCGCCGTCGCCGATGACGGCGACCACGTGTTCCTTGCCGCCGCGCAGATCGCGCGCCGCGGCCATGCCGAGGGCCGCGGAAATGGACGTGGAGGCGTGGCCCACGCCGAAGTAGTCGTAGGGGCTTTCCGAACGGTTGGGAAAGCCGGAAAGGCCGCCGTAGCGGCGCAGAGTGTCGAAGCGGTCGGCGCGGCCGGTGAGAATTTTCCAGGGGTAGCTCTGATGGCCGACGTCCCACACGATGGGATCGCGGGCGGCATCAAAGCAGGAGAGCAGGGCAATGGTGAGTTCCACCACTCCCAGCGAGGGAGCCAGATGACCGCCGTTGTTCGTGACCACGCGGATGATGGTGTCCCGCAGTTCCTGCGCCAGTTCCTGCTTTTGGGAAAGGGAAAGCCCGGGAATGTCTTCGGGCAGATGCAGGCTGGAGAGCAGAGACGTGTCGGTCATGGGAATCCTTGAGGCGGCTAGTGCGTGCGGTTGACAAGTTTGCGTGCGGTTTCGCGGAGAAAGTCGGCGTCGGGGCCGGAGAACAGCTCGCCCAGCGCCTTTTCGGCGGCCTCGCAGTGAACGCGGGCCAGGCGGCGGGCCTCTTCCAGACCGACGAGGGACGGCCAGGTGGCTTTGTCGCTTTCCGCATCGTGACGCACTTCTTTTCCTACCGTGGCCTCATCGCCGACGACGTCAAGTATATCATCGGTAATCTGAAACGCAATGCCCAATTCACTGCCGTAACAGCGCGCCGCATGTCGCTGTTCGGGCGAGGCCTGGGCAAGAACCGCGCCGCATTCACAGGCGTTCAGCAACAGAGCTCCTGTTTTCTTTTCGTTGAGAATGCGCAGTTCTTCCAGAGAAAGTTTTTTTCCTTCGCCTTCCAGATCGAGCATCTGACCGCCCGCCATGCCTGCGGCTCCGGCTGCGTCGGCGGTGAGGCGCAGGGCTTCGAGCAGCACGTCGGCGGGCGCGTGGGCGCGCGCCATGTGGCTGAAGGCGTTGGTGAGCAGGGCGTCGCCCGCGAGAATGGCCGTGGCTTCGTCGAAGGCCTTGTGGCAGGTGGGATGC includes the following:
- a CDS encoding polyprenyl synthetase family protein, with amino-acid sequence MPADLRGRVEQYLSASFLDKEIPSRLSDAMRYSLLAGGKRLRPMLCLAVARACAKDRAEDITEALLPFAAGLEMIHTYSLIHDDLPAMDDDDLRRGHPTCHKAFDEATAILAGDALLTNAFSHMARAHAPADVLLEALRLTADAAGAAGMAGGQMLDLEGEGKKLSLEELRILNEKKTGALLLNACECGAVLAQASPEQRHAARCYGSELGIAFQITDDILDVVGDEATVGKEVRHDAESDKATWPSLVGLEEARRLARVHCEAAEKALGELFSGPDADFLRETARKLVNRTH
- a CDS encoding glycyl-radical enzyme activating protein: MQDRLVEGHIFNIQKYSVHDGPGIRTIIFFKGCSLRCRWCSNPESQLPQDELAFNGTRCLTKDKCGFCAEKCPEKAISFSEDGFPVIARDRCRLAECGGVCTARCHAGALKIFGRRITVEEALKEVEKDAVFYQRSSGGLTVSGGEPCFQPEFLTALLRESERLYLDVAMETCGQAPYEVLHEAAKHLNTLIFDIKHTDASLHKRYTGADNAQILENVRRVSSDFKDLPILLRTPVIPGFNDSEQTIREICDFIEALPGRSISYEMLPYHRLGTQKYYQLGREYPMGDVKLDKARMESLRKIVEARLGERLVS
- a CDS encoding ACT domain-containing protein; this translates as MNHIVISVIGRDCPGVVYAISNALSKEKCNIEELSQTILKGQFASIFIVSAPEDVSEEDIQRVVSLSLEARHMDLTVAARTFETDTFSSGEETEPFVVTVNGSDRPEIIAMISGIFAEQKVNIENLKAIRMDEDSNECVLMFEVALPLSINRNAFRQMLQAKARSVGLTISIQHENIFEAIHRVPIV
- a CDS encoding amidohydrolase family protein, with amino-acid sequence MIFDFRLRPPFKGFKNLSIFNPVCNSVGPMALRGTYLTSAHEKSMDLFFQEMRDAGVEKGVVMARNIADKASSVSNEDVKELADAYPDMIVPFGGVDLSSGIFSAVKELEKCFRYGFKGVALEPGWNDPARLPDDAVFYPVYSLCEQADMPVVLTVSLYQGPTLEYSNPVHIQKIANDFPRLQIVVAHACYPWIPQIFNVAALHPNVWLIPDLYMHNPWTPGREMYANGCRWLNCERVIFGSAYPCYGIKDAVDDLNGYDFTDEEKEKILYRNAYRLLKMHADA
- the dxs gene encoding 1-deoxy-D-xylulose-5-phosphate synthase: MTDTSLLSSLHLPEDIPGLSLSQKQELAQELRDTIIRVVTNNGGHLAPSLGVVELTIALLSCFDAARDPIVWDVGHQSYPWKILTGRADRFDTLRRYGGLSGFPNRSESPYDYFGVGHASTSISAALGMAAARDLRGGKEHVVAVIGDGALSGGMALEALNQAGGMGHRLIVILNDNKMSISENTGALSRFLSRNLSHSTVMHIKQHVAKVLSRLPKGDSIVDIIRKGEVSFKSFFTPGMLFEAFQFNYIGPINGHDIAQLERHLEAAKQLDMPVLLHIRTRKGKGYGPAENDPSHFHGISASVADEISVPPQPNGWKPSGPGFSQAFGSTLCTLAEKNPRLFAITAAMPDGTGLQEFHLRFPERFADVGICEEHAVTFAAGLASRGYHPVVAIYSTFMQRAYDQIIHDVCLQNLPVTFCLDRAGLVGEDGPTHHGAFDLSWLRVVPNLTLGAPRDEAALSAALTMATGMDQPVALRYPRGSGRKLDASNMKFADAIVKNVGYPAPGKGQLLLRGNTRVTVLVTGQRAVPCMEAALLVAQKTGLLASVFDACWVKPLPEKQILDLAAESDALLLVEENSRIGGFSSAVLELLADNDCLGRLKIRRLGLPDRFIPHGPVRRLRADVGINVSGIASALKELLPSPASAHEKT
- a CDS encoding thermonuclease family protein, whose translation is MKKRRSFFPRRRKSSGRYGLEAAILCVLLMVAAYVSNAEWSPNAPTTPARAEKQVADAQRAIFNSIKNIRASSAGKSAPVADEREYRLVRASDGDSFVLKDGNGRTIRVRLYGIDAPESRQPYGKQSKAHLLSLIQNRPLRLKTMYLDNYKRTVSLVYLADKNGIDELSVNQRQVQAGMAWVYDYFCTSDICKTWKLEEAMARKERLGLWQDSDPTPPWQWRREQKKKKK
- a CDS encoding PFL family protein, yielding MLTEREVLSTINMLRNEHLDVRTVTLGISLFDCVSHDFDVFSYKVRAKIAKYAAHLVEHCNEVGARYGIPVVNKRISISPMAVVGAGFNAEQMVRACQMLDEAAKEAGVDFLGGFGALVEKGMTPGDRSLIDSLPEALATTDRVCSSINVASSKAGINMDAVALMGRQIVKVADATRDRDGIGCAKLVVFANIPQDVPFMAGAYLGIGEPDVVINVGVSGPGVVKKAIDRAKETHENLTLSDVAEVIKSTAYKVTRVGELIGKEVAGRMNIPFGVADLSLAPTPAVGDSVGEIFQSVGLSSIGAPGSTAVLAMLNDAVKKGGVFASSHVGGLSGAFIPVSEDSSIEAAANSGALTMEKLEAMTSVCSVGLDMIAIPGDTPATTISGLIADEMAIGMINTKTTAVRVIPVPGKGVGETAIFGGLLGQAKIIPVNTGDASAFINLGGRIPAPIHSLKN